agctcacaactgtttgtaactcagttccagggaatctgacaccctcacacagacatacacgtagacaaaataccaatgcacataaaaagaaatgaatttaaaaaaacaaaacacagtataAGACACATGCCTGTCACCAAAGTGCTGTCACCCCAGTGCACACACACGTAGATAAacctcagcaacacacacacacaacacacacacacacacacacacacatgcatacatgcacacatatacacatacatgcacacacataaacctcagtatacttgcacacatatgcacacacacaaacacatgcacatacatgtgcacaaacaaGAATGCAGAGATTCATTTGAGAAGCAATCCCCAGTTCTTCTGGCTTTTTAGAAATGCAGGAGCCTGGGCCTTCATTCTGAGCTGTTGAGTCAGAATCATGGTCTGGGAATGGGAATGAGGCCAATGCAGCTAACCGGAGACAGCAGGGCAGAGTGGAGGATCTACTGTAGATTGTCCTAAATCCTGGGGTGACATCTGCCCTTGCTAAGGGGCCTGAGAAAGATGTTTTTCATAAGGTCAGAGCTTGCTGTGAGGACTATGCATCAGAACCACCTCCACCCACCACCTGTTTCTCCATCTTTGACCATGCATAGAAGGGATGGTAGCTCATCAGAGGGGGTAAGCTTCCATGCAACACTCAGTTTGCAACTCGAGCTTCAGAGAAAATTCTTAGCTGGTCTCAGTCTGATCTGCCACTAGTAAGCATACATCACATTTAATAGTGTGGAATGAACTGAGATTTTCATGGACATTTTGCTGATTATGAAAGTATTGCACAGCATGGGTTGTTCAAAGACAAAGGATAAATCAACCAGAAGTGAACAAAATGGCCTTGAAGACATCTGTTGTGCGTCCTAGTTGGTGACAGTAAAAACCAATGTGTGTCATGAGCATATAAAAACAGCTGGGTGAAAGTGTTTCAGCCACTAACTGGCTCTCAAGAGAAGGATGTATGCACggactggggagattgctcagcaaTTAGCttgcttactgtgcaagcataaAGACCAAAGtttgggttcccagaacccacacagaatgCCAAGTGGACTTGGTGGCCTGCCTGTAAATCCAGCCTTAAACAACAGAGATGGGATCCCCAGAACAACCTGGCTGGGGAGGCTAGGCATATTGGTGAACTCTGGGTTTGactaagagaccctgcctcattgaataaggtggaagagtaACTGATACATCAGACCCCAAACCTCCATGTGTATAAGTGCACCCCCGAACATGTGTgcctacatacatacaaacatgcatgcacaccacatacatgaAATATACGTTCATTAttcatttaatgaatatttattgaatttatatatttagtaatCAGAGATTAGGAATGTGCTTATTTGCTGACCCCAGAAGCATTCCTGTGGGGTGTATGTGTACAGAGGACCTCCTGGGTCCTCCCTCACTCTTGTCCCTGGCTGGATGACAGGTGATGGACCTCGGACGGGATGCCACCCGTCGCTTCTTCAACTGGTTTTACTGGAGCATCAACTTGGGTGCCGTACTGTCCCTGCTGGTGGTGGCCTTCATTGAGCAGAACATCAGCTTCCTGTATGGCTACAGCATCATCGTGGGCCTTGTGGGCCTGGcgttcttcatcttcctctttgcTACCCCCGTCTTCATCACCAAGCCCCCAACAGGCAGTCAAGTGTCAACTATGCTGAAGCTCGCATTCCAAAGCTGCTGTCCCCGGCGGCACTCTTCCAGGTAGCAAAGGGTAAAGGAGGCTGCCAAGCTCCCTGGGGGAGGCCAGATCCAACTTCTTGGGCTTCTGGTTCTGTTTCAGGGGTGGCACTGAATGGGAACCTGCCCTCCAGTCATAGTCAGAGCTGCTATGATAAAGGATGGTGATTACAGTGATGGGgttgctggtgctggtgctggtgctggtgctggtgctggtgctggtgctggtgctggtgttACCGATGATCCTCTATTAGAAATCGTAAGGACAGGtctgaggggatggctcagtcagtaaagtgcttgccttacaagtaCTAGGACCTAAAAATGCCCatcatggtggcacagacctataatctcagcactggggaagtagagacaggtgagtccctgggacttgctgaacATACAGCCTAGCCTAATTCGTGAGCTgcaggccaatgagagaacatCTCAAAGAAGGCAGTCGGCATTCCTAAAAATGATATCCAAGGTTGTTCTCTAGCCTCTATTGCACATGCGCACATGtgcacctatacacatacacacacacacacacacacacacacacacacacacacacacacaaacacacacacgagcttgggagatggctcagttgataaagcgcttgttgcacaagcatgaggagctggatTTAGaccccccagaacccatgtgaaaagcaaGGCATGATCATATACatgcttgtaacctcagcactgtgtatgtgtgtgtcggggggtgcTGGGTGGAGACAGAGGATCACTGGTTTGCTGGTCAAAAGCCTAGCCCCAGGTTTaatgagaaaccctatctcagtgagttgtcctctggtctccatgtgcacttctctctctctctctctctctctctctctctctctctctctctctctcacacacacacacacacacacacacacacacacacacacacacactcacacacacacacacacacacacacacacacacacactaaaatttaaCAACATGTTAATAGGGAGAAGGAATTAAGAAAGACACTCAATGCACCCCCAGTCCACACAGGAATGTGCACACATACTGTTCTAATTCCATTCCgttgctgtgacagacaccatgatcaaaatcAGCTTAGAGGAGGAAgagcttattttcttattttggctcacagcttacAGCCTCTCgatgaagaaagtcagggcagggacttgaagcagaaaccatgaaggaatacTGTTTGCTGGCTTGCCCAGGCTCATGCTGGCTTTATTTATGCAGCCCAggacccacctgcctagggaatggttcccaccacagtgagctgggtcctcctacatcaattaaaaatcaagacaaCTCCCCCATAGACATTCCCATGGGTCAATCTTATCTGGATAACGCCTTGCTTGAGATTCCCTTCTTCAGGTGAGTCTAAGCTGTGTGCagaagttgacaattaaagctaaccaagacacctgtgcacatgcactgaacacagaagcacacacacacacacacacacacacacacacacatgaatgtgtacatacacattcacagttttaaaaagggaaaaagaaatgcagaagaCAGTGACGGTCTTGGCAGCAGCAGTGACGGGGTATGGTGGGATTGGCAATAAAAGCAACACTGCCGGTGGCCTGCCAGTGACAATCAGTAGGTCGGTAACATGATGGCCACAGTGAAGTTCCCGGAGATATGATCTGACTCCTTGGAGACGACTACCCTGGTGTTATCCTTTTGTTGAGTCTCAAAGGATGACACAAGGCTCTTAGACAAGAAAAGGATCAGATATTCCCAGGACAAAGGGCAAAGAGCAAAGGTCAAAGGTGTAGTCACAGTTGATCTAAGTATCCTAAAATAAACAACTCTGTTATTAAGTGAACTAGAAAACAACTGTCATGGCTCCCTCCCTCACGAACTCACACCTGAGAGAAATTGACTCCAGGTGTCCTTGGACATGCTTGGTTGGCTACTTCTGTCCTTTCCATCTGGTCTGGTCTTtagatattatttatttagttagtttgtgtttgtgtgtgcatgcagagcaATTATTTATATTGtcctattattaaataaaactcgggagtcagatatcaaggtaaaaacctgattgatcagagaagtggaggagaagtgaccagtgacctcctctctctctcctttctccatccaaaagggcctccaatctttctaagcccccctccccactacttcctgtgtctttctatatctcctgggtcctccaaaacctctgtggctaattctggtcagctagtagctaacTCTGCtctctgattcaaggtaaattttattgtcagagtgtgatcaaaatatctcagtgtgtgtgtgtgtgtgtgcctgctgcaaCATGCATATGGAGAtcataggacaacttgtgagagtcggttctctccttctaccatgtggggcccagggatcaaactcaggtcgtcagacttggtggcaagcgccttaaCCTACTGAGCCACATTGTTGTATCTCCAATCTCTAGGTTTCTCTGCGTattcatggctgtcctggaactcacttagtagaccaggctggcctcgaatgcagagatccgcctgcctctgcctcctgagtgctgggattaaaggtgtgcaccaccaccatctggcttccagtctctttttaaattagcttacaaAATAGCAGGTTTCCTTTCAGCATTTTCCTacatcctttccccttcctcatcTCCCTGTTCCCACTCCTCGCTGCTCCAGTCTCTCTTCCAGTTTTCTATCACATGTGTTCTATTACCCTTCCTAACCCCTCCCTCAagcctctttttttctcctctcccagtCCCCGTTCTAGTCTCCTAGCATctaaacacactcacacatacatgcacatatgtaataGTTAGCAGGTGGGACCCACATAGGAGAGAGACCTGGCAGCATTTTTCTGAGCCTGTGCTACCTCACTTAATATAATTTCCAGTCCCATCCATTTCCTCAGATCTCataatttcattgttctttatagTTGAGTAAGATTCTTATGTGTAAAACTGACCACGTATGCCAAACAAATCTGTCTCTAGTTCCTGGCTGAACCCGTCCCAGCCAGGGTCAGTGGGGTCTAGAGCAAAAGGGTGATGTGCCAGCCTTCCCCAGCCTGCTCGGTTGCTGGAGGTCAGTCAGTGAAGTTGCAGGTGCCGTGGAGTCTGGTGGTTTTAATTAGCTGTTACTGCCTCGCAAACCACACCACAATTCACTGACTCGAGCACCAGCTTTTCATCCTCTTTCAAATGCCGTGGGTAACTCCGGTTCTCGGGGTGTGTCTTCTGCTGCGCTCGACATCACCAGGTCATTTGGGGGCTTTAAAGGGCTGGATTCTAGAACATTCTCAATGGTGTGGTAGATGGTGAGCTCAGAGCTCAGCTGGGACTGACGGTGAAAGCCTAAGTTTCCCCTTCCTGTGGCCTGGTCTGTAGCTTGCACTTCTTGGGGGACAGTGTCTGGGATGTGAAAAGGAGCGTTCTAAgaaagaatgttccagaaggCGGGTGGAAGAAGCAGCTGTGGGTCTTCTTAAGGGTTGCAGAGGCTTAGACTTACAAAGCATGGCATCTGCTTCTCTCTGTTGATTCAAGAGtcacaaagccagcctggatcTGGCAAGAGAAACAGACCACAGCACTGTTGAGGGACAGCACTGAATGCTGGGAGGGGAGGAGTTTAAGGCGGCTGCCCCTGAAGAAGACCAGCTGGACATTTTCCTTTTGGAGTCTCAGGGGACAGCTCAAGACTTTTGGATGAGAGAGGTTCAGAAACCCTGAGGGCAAAGGGTAAAGGTTGTAGTGCTGGTCAGTCTCTCGGGTCTCCTGTGATGGCCCTTCCGTTTCTGCCTCTCCACCTCCACTCTCCACCTAAGTCCACTGAGGATAGACTTGGGGTCAGCAGCAAGGGAACTGGGGTACATCAAATCTGTGGGCGACTGAGTTAGATTTGTGTTGCGACTTCCGTGGTTCTCGTGGTAAATGGATGCCACAAGGCAAAAACCAGAGCACAGTCCCTGAAGGCTCtgctttcctccttctctggttttACCACCCCCAAACCCAAAGGCTGGATGTAGCTTGAGAGTGGTGTAAGTCTGGTGGCCACCCGTGACAGCTTGGGTGACATCGATCACCTCACTAGTGGGGGTGACGGGAAGGGTAGTGGAGTTGGTGCTAGAGGCCTTTATGGGATAATGGAGGGGAGGAATGGCTGGGATTCTCAGGGACCTGGGGATTGGTTCTCTCCACCCATTGTGTGGGccctgggaatgaaactcagatTAAAGGCAAATGCCTTTCTCAGCTGAGTCATTTCACTGGCCCTCAAAGGGGATCCTGGGAGGAGGATGGTTGAGGTGGAAATGGTGGCCTTAGTGCTATAGAGAGCCGAGTTgtggctgtcttttttttctcctcctctttctgtggATTACAGGGACTCTGAGGGTGCCCACCTGCTGCCTGATCAGAGGTCTCACCAGTGGGGTCCTTCTCCACAAGAAGACATGGCCAACTTCCAGGTGCTGGTGAAGCTCCTGCCTGTGATGGTGACCCTTGTGCCTTACTGGATGGTGTATTTCCAGGTAgccctctgccttctgatctgGGGCCTGGTACCCAGCCCCTCATGGGCTCAGCCCCTGCCATAGAAGCCTGCAGCTTTACCTCCCCAGGATAatggtgcatgtgtgagtgtgtgcatgcaagtgtgtgcagGCTTCTACATGTGggtgtgtccatgcatgtgcatgtgtacatagacttaatatgcatgtgagtgtatgcatgtgcatcatacatgtgtgcatgtgctttcaCATGTGTGGAGTCAGGGTAGCAACCTAATcttgtagtcagatttttctttgggccaccggttcacaaaaaaatgacatggagacttactattaattatgaaagcttggccttagtttaggcttgtcccacttattttaaatttatattctgttgcatggcttgttacctcatctctccatactgCCCATGCTACTTTCTCTACCTCTCACTGGAGACTCtgctttcttcccagagttctctctgtccgGATGTCCCGCCTATCCctcctgccaagctattggccattcagctttttatcacaCCAGTCACAGTaatatattttcacacagtgtacaaatatcccacaacataatCCATCCCTAAGGAACAAGGCCATTGCCTCCCACACCCTCTTCATTGGAGAGAGCCTAAGATAGGGTTATAGCCTGCTACTTCAGGGTGGTACAGACTGTCCCACAGGTACAGGCACCTGGGGAAGATGTCCATACCAACTGTCAGGACATTGACATCCTTCCACGGTGGCTACAGTGGTTGCTgccatgagtgaccccaaagtaCCCCCTACCTGGAATCTCCTGCACTTCATAGCAGCTAGAGTGCCAATGTCTGGTGCAGCAAGGGGCAGGAGCACCAAACCTGTTCCTTCCAGGAGCTGTGTCCAAAGCTTTGCTGGAAGATCAGTACCTCTATACTGACTGGCTGTGTCAACCTTCAGGACTCAGATGACAACTCCCAGTGGAGACAGCCATGTCATCATTATCTCCCCCCATTTCAATAAACACTAATCCATACCCACCCTGTGCAAGACCTGGAGACACAATGGGAAGGGCATCTGAGCAGCTGCGGCCAAGCTCTGGGATAACTCTGTGGTTACTGCTCATggcctgagaccatcagaaaacccCATCCTCAATGCTGCCTCCCGATGAGAAAGGGGTTGGGAGAGCCTTTCCCTGACTGAGGGAAGGGCCAGCTGCGAAGGGATGCTGCTGAGGAATGCCTGCCCCAAAGCCTCCTGGAGTCAGAGGTCCAGTGACAAGCTCCACCCTGACCCGCCTCCATCTCTCCACAGATGCAGTCCACCTACGTCCTGCAAGGTCTCCACCTCCATATCCCCAACATCTTCCGGACCAACCCTAGCAATAGCTCTTTGGCTCTGAGATCAGAAAACAATAACTACAGGGTAAGAGAGCAAGTGTGTGGTCAGCCCCAGTCAGGCTGGGGGCATCCTatgagaacaagaggaaatggagctgcctgcacaccacaccacccccaaTCCCTCAGTGATGTGGCATGCTTAGGACACAAGAAAATAACCAGCAGGGTGGAGGAACATGTGCAACATCCAGCCCCCCCTCTTAGCATGATCAGCTGCCCACAGGAACTAGGTGTCTCCCCCGCCCATGCTTACTGTCCAGTTTTCACCCCCTGTGCATGCACAGGTCCCTGTTCAATGCTGCCTCTTCCCCTATTTCCCTGGGATCCTTTCCATGCTGCGCTCATGATGGAAACTTGTGTCCAGGAAGAACTTTGCCTTCCCTGATGTAATCCTGTCCCCTAGTTTCACAGCTGAGAAAGCTGAGTTccatgggggatgggggtgggaccCGAGCACTGGCGCTGGGTTACTCAGGGACCTTGTCCAGCCCAGAGCTCTTTCTGCTCTGCCAACCTGTCTCTCCCGGCCCTCTCCCACCCAGATCCCAGAAGCCTGGCTCCTGCTGGCCAATGTGGTGGTGGTACTGATTCTGGTCCCTGTCAAGGACCACTTGATTGATCCTCTGCTGCTGCGGTGCAAGCTTCTGCCCTCCGCTCTGCAGAAGATGGCCCTGGGCATGTTCTTTGGGTTCACCTCGATCATCGCGGCAGGTGCGTGATACATCATGTTCATTCGGGCCTTGAGGGAGAGGTCTGCCCTCGAGACACAGTATGAGGGAGTGAAAGAcactgggtgtagtggtgcacacttgtagtcCCCGGCACACAGgagggttcaaggccaacctgggctaaagAGACTCtctgaaaacaaattaaatagaTAAAGTAGGGGCTGAAGAAATTAAAGCTAAATGATGTGCAACACAAACCTGAAGCAGCcatcttctttgaagtatttTCTCCTATTCCACCCTCAGCAATTTCATGGGCTTTATTGCTTCTTGTGTATGGGGATGGAGTCTCCGAAAGGTTAGGTGAGTCGCCCAGGTTTGCACAAGCCAGTGGAAGGGCCAGGATTGGAATGCAAGTGCCCTATCTGGTTGTGATTCATTCACCAGGGCAAAAATGTCTCCCCAGCATCAAAGGGGAGACAATAAACCTGAAAGCCAGGCTGGAAATACTACCATAATACATAACCTTAGCCATGGGATCTTATGGAAAGTAGGCCCGCTTGAAAACCAGATATCCTGGGACTAAGATTCAGCCCTGACTGCTTATCACCTGTGTGATTCTGGGCTGATTTCTCAATCTAAGGTTCACTTTCTTCATTTGCAAAGAACGTCATAACAGACTCTGGATTAGTAAGAACTCCTAGGAGATACAAAATCTAGCTGAGCTTCCTAGCAGccaaggcaaaaaacaaaacaaaaaaaaacaaaaaacaaaaaaagaactcaagCTCTAAGCTGCCTGAGGTGGTCTGACTGTACTTtcttgctccccaccccacaaCCCCCAGGAGTCCTGGAGAAAGAGCGCTTACGGTACATCGCTGCCAACCAGACAGTGCCTCAGCTGATTGGGCAGGACTTGTACTATGCGGCACCACTGTCTATCTGGTGGCAAATCCCCCAGTACCTGCTCATCGGGATCAGTGAGATTTTTGCCAGCATCCCAGGTATCCTGGATTCCCTCCCCAGCTCTTACACCGGTGCTGAGCTCTGCTTGGGTGTATGCTCCTCCACCCTGGAGGGAACCACAGGTGTAGCACTCTGCCTTCTGTGTGGAGGGGAACAGTGACTCTGAATGAGGTCTGCACCTGCTCCGGTGAAGTCTGAGGGACTCTCCAGCTAGCACTGGGTTCAGGCTTGAGTCAGCCATTGCAGCAGACCCCGGGGAGTTGGAAGTTAAAAGGCACTTTCCATATGTCTCCTGTGCTGTGCATTCTcctaccttttgcctttgtcagcttgttcctcctgcctcttttctcaaaaatccCCTGGGTTGGGTGCTCCTCCCTTCTGGAACTCAGCACTGTGTCCtatagtgtgtgcatgcacgcatgcatgcacacacgcacaccaacCCTGTCCCAACCTAGTCAGGAAGCCAAAACTACAAGGGTTGGGTAGGCTCTCCCTCTAGGCCATGATGGGAATTCTAGATCTTGATGATAAAACTGACCCTGTGAGCTCAAGTTGCAAACAAAAATGAGCTCAAGttgcaaacaaaaaaccaccagtGCTGAACTGGGGACTGTAGAGTGTGGCTGGGCTGTGAGTAAGGTGGGGAGCGGGGAGGAGATGGGCTTCTGGGGAAGCTGAAGTCAGCAAGTACGGGAAGGACCTTCAGTGCAGTGGGAATAGCATGAGCCAGGGGGCAATAAGCGCTGGAGGGGGGAGTGTGGAGCGGAAAGTCACAGTGGGTCCCGTGGCTGAGCCTGGATGGTAAAGTGTCCCCTGAGGCCAACAGCACCCTTCCATCCTCCCATCAGTCATACAGGGAATAGAAGCCTCCAAGAAGTTCCAGAGAGCTAGGcaattgtggcacatgcctttaatcccagtggaggcaggcagacctctgtgagttcgaggcccagcctggtctacagagtgccaGGGCTACAGGGAAATTGtcttgcaaaacaaaaccaaaaagcgtCCAGAGACCCAATCAGCCATGTGTGGATGATATCAGGGCCCAGGACAGATgaatgagacagaaaggggggCCTACATTTGGGAACTATTTTAGATGCTGGGTGGAAGTGATTCGGTGATGGTGTGGAAGGAAGGTGGGCACAGAAAGTGGAGAGAAGTTGAAAAAGCTGCTGACTAAGATGTAACCCACCCCGCCGCCCTCACTGGGATGCCCAGGAGGAAGGAGAATAGTCAGAGCTCTGGGGCAGTGTTTATGATGGCCAGGGGAGGTGCTCCATCGGATTTTGATGAGGAGGGCAGATAAAATGTGTCATGTCACAGTTATGCAGGTGCTGTCCGTCATGAGGATACACAGCCCAAGGGAATTAGGATGGAGGCTTGGAAAGGAGGGCAGGAGAATGTGACTCCCCCACGATGGGAGGCTGGCAGTGGGGCCCATCTCTGCTCCCCAGTGTAGCCCaagtcccttccctctctcctccacaggTCTCGAGTTTGCCTACTCAGAAGCGCCACGCTCCATGCAGGGCGCCATCATGGGCATCTTCTTCTGCCTTTCGGGGGTAGGCTCACTGCTGGGCTCTGGCCTGGTGGCCCTACTGTCCTTGCCTGGGGGCTGGATGCACTGCCCCAAGGATTTTGGTGAGTGAGAGGGGACCCTCCCCAGAAGACAGGAATGGAGGGAGGCGTAGGGATGGGCCGAGCACTGGTGTTTTACACTCCGTGGCCCTCAGAGGCGCCTTCCTGCTTCTGGAACTCAGCCATTGCTGAGTGGTCTCTTTCCCTTGGTGTTCAAGTCTCCAAACAGAGGAACGAGAAACATACCAAGAGACACTTGGGGAGTTACAGTCCTAGAGGACTCTCTACCCAGCGCTCTCAGACCACGCCCACTGGAGTGTGGCTTTAGTTGCTAGCCCAAGGAGGCCCTCCCCACCCTCATGCCAGCCCTTCTGTCCCCAGGGAACATCAACAACTGCCAGATGGACCTTTACTTCTTCCTGCTAGCCGGCATTCAGGCTGTCACGGCTGTCCTGTTTCTTTGGATTGCTGGTCGCTATGAGAGGACTCGTCAGGACCCAGCTTCCCAGAGCTCGTCCAACAGGGTCAGGGGCTGAATTAGTCTCCACCCACCCAGACAGACAGTGCCATAGCAGTACCAGCTGTGCCCATTCTCTTCTCATTTATTCTGCACCCAACATTAGAATGAAGTGGTTCCCATAAATAAGGGACATGCGCCCTCCCTCTTGACCATGGTCCACGACaaggggtgggttggagggggcCTGGGTTCGGTCCCCGAGGGGACCCAGCAAGGGACTCGGAACAACAAGCACCAGAGGATGAACATGAGGGCCAGGCAAGAAGTCCAGCCAGGCATCCCACTGGTCCCCCGACTGCCTGGGCTGGTGGCCGAAGCTGCACCTGGTGGGCCAGGGAGTGGTCAAGAGCTGCCCCGGATCCTCTCCATGTAGTTACGAAGCTCCTCCGGGTCCTTCAGCCCCATGTCCTCGCACACCCAGCGGATGTCCTCCTCACCTGccaccaggatggactgtacAGCTGGGGCCCCTACAGGCTCCTCGGGCGGCTGGGCTGGGGGTACTGGCGCAAATGTCACAAACTCGACTCTCTTCCGACGTCCCCCAGCTTCTTTGCGGGCCAGGGTGCTCGAGGAGCCAACAGTGCCCTCTGAAGCACCGGGGGCCACAGCTGGGGCATCCCCTCCTGCCCCACTTTCACACgggcagcccccctcccccttggGTGGGCCCGGGGAGGAGCAACGGTCCAGCTGCCGACTCAGTTCCTCCTGATTGGTGCCCAGCCAGACCCAGTTATGGGGCTGGGGGGAGGAAGGGTCCGTAGCGCTGTCGGGAGGCTCTTTGCGCTGGTAGCGCAGCACGAAGACCACACCATTGACCAGAAAGATGAGGATGGCCAGACAGAAGATACCCAGCAGAGCATACATTCCCAGCTCTAGGTCGGTGACACGCTGAGGGGCAGGCACCATCTCTTCCtcgtcttcctcctcttctttggcctcatcctcttccttcccagcttctTCCTCTGCCCGCTCAAACTTGCCTCTAACATCCACATGGCCCCCCATACCACCTGCGACCTGCCGCTTTCCCTCCACAGTGGCTTCTGTGAATGGTGGGCTCCGGGCAGGACTGGAGGGAGGGCAGGTGCTGGTGTGGGCAAAGGGGGTAGCCCCAGCCAGGCAGTGCCTGAGGCCAGGGGCACACGATGGCGGC
The sequence above is drawn from the Peromyscus leucopus breed LL Stock chromosome 1, UCI_PerLeu_2.1, whole genome shotgun sequence genome and encodes:
- the Slc15a3 gene encoding solute carrier family 15 member 3 → MSAPRAQEQPSRSGERQPLVARGRRSPRRWRRTAAAAVLLVEMLERAAFFGVTSNLVLYLNSYNFNWPGEQASRATLLFLGASYLLAPVGGWLADVYLGRYLTISLSLVLYLAASGLLLTTITEDGRKSFCGEMPELPLEPACPSADCPGSWSSPYCATTLYLVLLLLALAASSVRSNLTSFGADQVMDLGRDATRRFFNWFYWSINLGAVLSLLVVAFIEQNISFLYGYSIIVGLVGLAFFIFLFATPVFITKPPTGSQVSTMLKLAFQSCCPRRHSSRDSEGAHLLPDQRSHQWGPSPQEDMANFQVLVKLLPVMVTLVPYWMVYFQMQSTYVLQGLHLHIPNIFRTNPSNSSLALRSENNNYRIPEAWLLLANVVVVLILVPVKDHLIDPLLLRCKLLPSALQKMALGMFFGFTSIIAAGVLEKERLRYIAANQTVPQLIGQDLYYAAPLSIWWQIPQYLLIGISEIFASIPGLEFAYSEAPRSMQGAIMGIFFCLSGVGSLLGSGLVALLSLPGGWMHCPKDFGNINNCQMDLYFFLLAGIQAVTAVLFLWIAGRYERTRQDPASQSSSNRVRG